The Salvelinus sp. IW2-2015 unplaced genomic scaffold, ASM291031v2 Un_scaffold1805, whole genome shotgun sequence genome has a window encoding:
- the LOC112072034 gene encoding insulin receptor substrate 2-B, whose translation MANFTNYQESKAAMLLVETQQRGIGTKPAAANDGDTSVGEPPSPLLNIGGVGASGARFHQHLPPSSHHHYPQSSLPKGQQHPLSHHYQAATEHHLSVENITESPVRKASSSSLNLVQQDPAASHHALAASVNAASAAIQLAANANVSVATSEGVVDDIQKCGYLRKQKHGHKRFFVLRAASHLGLSRLEYYDSEKKFRNSLRSAAAAAANGTVAPSPPKRVIYLYQCFTVNKRADSKNKHLIALYTKDEYFAIVAENEQEQDDWYVALSELMSEGKKGHLDSDELDDGYGTVTPGTVFKEVWQVNVKPKGLGQTKNLTGVYRLCLSTKTIHLVKLNSETPCVNLQLMNIRRCGHSESFFFMEVGRSSSIGPGEIWMQVDDSVVAQNMHETILETMKALKAFAEIRPRSKSQSSGSNPIAFITTRRHLGNLPPSQTGLQRRSRTESVVGTPPSSKSSGASGYRFRTSSEGEGTMNRPFRSVTGSLIHLNTARIHLGRQEGGVGAGNTGSTGVVGRYARALPGSTYHARSASLPVSHFPSTTSPVSVSSSSGHGSVSDTLTRPSSASICGSPSDGGFNSSDEYGSSPGDFRYFRVRSNTPDSLGNTPPIREENCMSDYMAMGWHREVFGAASGGGSSSGSVETPNRDESTSTDDNRSLRRRTHSFTRPGGQGGVAGGSSGVTVYQKMTQTTFSLDESVSVGEALSLGRTDSITQPSSSSSSLRSDYSSCSEHSQGRPPPSLAKEDSGYMPMLCGVAASPCDAPDYMPMQPSSPSLHHHHPQPSHSPQAPRSAQQPTDPRGYMMMLPGGRSSSSPVQASPSPHSSSSNMGLGGGSVSSSGSIVERPENGEYMDMSYSSSGGGGGDAAGGRKFSNEGGYYALSNPEGRDPKSYSYSPYFSLPRSYKAPAAREREQREREQREREQREREQREREQREREPREREPREREPREREPRAHDEYVPMSSPAKPVYSQVATGNVAERGVTTRGIGSGGSDTPHILPHAYPPPPYGVHHQAANGDRRTTPVRPNRLPLGRRSFHGSLRVSEPDAAEVLSSPGEYINIEFGGRYGPPTSCPLSAQDGSPSVGSAEQRRSPPHPHPQNQDYMSVEVGVGGGGGGDDGGRLAKNKSPRPSLVAPWNPPSYIRPLAAGASVSGAPGSSGARWRTGTDDYTDMTFNLSRGEESRGLRSSPTAMLQHLCLMESCYPPTSASPPSSSPQPEPIKVVRADPQGRRRHSSETFSSSSTSGGGGATSSSTNPSAGSANPSALNVAHLAESSKWTGSGSFDSVWMCVEGIGGDSAGLPARPGPSDLGMASASSVCPPGGRMCRNMSVGYQNGLNYIALELREDRDSNPLPVPQQQQGGTGHGTGATPNAPHASNLTVPVAEDSGAYGSIDFIKSDGMTATSKD comes from the coding sequence ATGGCAAATTTCACGAATTACCAAGAAAGCAAAGCCGCTATGTTGTTAGTGGAGACGCAACAGAGGGGCATCGGGACGAAGCCAGCGGCAGCCAATGATGGAGACACCTCGGTAGGGGAACCCCCTTCCCCGTTATTGAATATCGGTGGCGTCGGGGCCAGCGGAGCTCGTTTCCATCAGCACTTGCCGCCCTCCAGCCACCATCACTACCCCCAGAGCTCGCTGCccaaaggacaacaacacccgcTGTCGCACCACTACCAGGCGGCGACGGAGCATCATCTCTCTGTTGAAAACATCACGGAGTCCCCGGTAAGGAAAGCCTCGTCATCGTCTTTGAACCTGGTACAGCAGGACCCCGCTGCTAGCCACCACGCACTCGCTGCGTCGGTAAACGCGGCGTCGGCCGCGATACAACTAGCCGCGAATGCTAATGTTAGCGTGGCTACCTCAGAAGGTGTAGTGGACGACATTCAGAAGTGTGGCTATCTGCGGAAACAGAAACACGGCCACAAGAGGTTTTTCGTGCTGAGGGCGGCCAGCCACCTAGGCCTCAGTCGGTTGGAGTACTATGACAGCGAGAAAAAATTCCGTAATAGCCTGCGGTCTGCTGCTGCGGCAGCTGCAAACGGTACGGTCGCCCCTTCTCCCCCGAAAAGGGTGATCTATCTGTATCAGTGCTTCACTGTCAACAAAAGAGCAGATTCCAAAAACAAACACCTCATAGCCCTCTACACTAAGGATGAATACTTTGCTATTGTAGCTGAGAACGAGCAGGAACAAGATGACTGGTACGTAGCCCTGAGTGAACTGATGAGTGAGGGGAAAAAGGGGCATCTAGACTCGGACGAGTTGGATGACGGCTACGGTACCGTCACACCAGGTACGGTTTTCAAAGAGGTGTGGCAGGTGAACGTGAAACCCAAAGGACTGGGTCAGACCAAGAACCtcacaggtgtgtatcgtttatGCCTCTCTACTAAAACTATCCACCTGGTCAAACTAAACTCTGAGACGCCATGTGTCAACCTTCAGCTGATGAACATCAGACGCTGTGGACACTCAGAAAGCTTCTTCTTCATGGAGGTGGGTCGGTCGTCCTCTATAGGCCCTGGGGAGATATGGATGCAGGTAGATGACTCTGTAGTGGCCCAGAACATGCACGAGACCATCCTGGAGACCATGAAGGCTCTGAAGGCCTTCGCTGAGATCCGCCCCAGGAGCAAGAGCCAATCTTCTGGCTCCAACCCCATCGCTTTTATCACCACCCGCCGTCACCTAGGTAACCTGCCTCCGAGCCAGACAGGTCTCCAGCGCCGCTCCAGGACCGAGTCGGTGGTTGGGACGCCGCCGTCGAGTAAGAGCTCTGGCGCCAGCGGCTATCGCTTCCGAACATCGAGCGAGGGTGAGGGGACGATGAACCGGCCATTCCGATCCGTTACCGGCAGCCTGATCCACCTGAACACTGCCCGGATACACCTGGGGCGCCAGGAGGGCGGGGTAGGGGCAGGGAATACCGGGAGCACCGGGGTAGTAGGGCGCTACGCCAGGGCACTACCAGGGTCCACCTACCACGCCCGCTCCGCCTCGCTCCCCGTCTCCCACtttccctccaccacctcccccgTCAGCGTGTCCAGCAGCAGCGGGCACGGCTCGGTCTCCGATACCCTTACCCGGCCCTCCTCAGCGTCCATCTGCGGTTCCCCCTCCGACGGAGGCTTCAACTCCTCAGACGAGTACGGCTCCAGCCCTGGGGACTTCCGCTACTTCAGGGTCCGGAGCAACACTCCTGATTCCCTTGGCAACACCCCACCAATCAGAGAAGAGAACTGCATGAGCGACTACATGGCCATGGGCTGGCACCGTGAGGTGTTCGGAGCCGCCAGCGGTGGAGGGAGTAGCTCTGGCAGCGTGGAGACCCCCAACCGGGACGAGAGCACGTCGACGGATGACAACAGGTCCCTGAGGAGAAGAACCCACTCGTTCACGCGGCCCGGGGGTCAGGGGGGTGTTGCCGGCGGCAGCAGTGGCGTGACGGTGTACCAGAAGATGACCCAGACCACCTTCTCGCTGGACGAGTCGGTGTCCGTGGGAGAGGCCCTGTCTCTCGGCCGCACCGACAGCATCacccagccttcctcctcttcttcttccctccGCTCTGACTACAGCTCCTGCTCCGAGCACAGCCAGGGCCGACCCCCTCCTTCTTTGGCCAAGGAGGACAGCGGCTACATGCCCATGTTGTGTGGGGTGGCAGCCTCACCCTGTGATGCACCGGACTACATGCCTATGCAACCCAGCTCCCCCTCTCTTCACCACCACCATCCCCAGCCCTCCCACTCTCCCCAGGCCCCCCGCTCAGCCCAACAGCCCACAGACCCCCGTGGCTACATGATGATGCTACCAGGGGGGCGGAGCTCCTCTTCCCCAGTCCAGGCCTCCCCCAGCCCCCACAGCAGTAGCAGTAACATGGGTCTGGGTGGAGGTAGTGTCAGTAGTTCTGGTAGTATAGTGGAGCGGCCCGAGAATGGAGAGTACATGGACATGTCGTACAGCAGTagcggaggaggtggaggggacgCGGCAGGGGGGCGGAAGTTCTCCAACGAGGGGGGATACTACGCACTGAGCAACCCTGAAGGGAGAGACCCCAAATCATACAGCTACAGCCCCTACTTCTCCCTGCCTCGCTCCTACAAGGCCCCCGctgcgagagagagggaacagagagagagggaacagagagagagggaacagagagagagggaacagagagagagggaacagagagagagggaaccgaGAGAGAGGGAACCGAGAGAGAGGGAACCGAGAGAGAGGGAACCGAGAGCGCATGATGAGTATGTACCCATGAGCTCCCCGGCGAAACCAGTCTACTCCCAGGTTGCTACCGGCAACGTCGCCGAGAGGGGCGTGACGACGAGGGGTATTGGTAGTGGGGGGTCAGACACCCCTCACATCCTCCCTCACGCCTACCCGCCCCCTCCCTACGGGGTGCACCACCAAGCGGCTAACGGTGACCGTCGGACGACCCCGGTCCGGCCCAACCGCCTCCCCCTAGGGCGCCGCAGCTTCCACGGGTCACTGAGGGTCAGCGAGCCAGACGCCGCCGAGGTACTCTCCAGCCCTGGAGAGTACATCAACATCGAGTTTGGGGGCCGGTACGGACCCCCGACGTCCTGCCCCCTCTCTGCCCAGGATGGCTCACCCTCGGTGGGCTCTGCTGAGCAGCGCcgctcccctccccacccccatcCTCAGAACCAGGACTATATGAGTGTAGAGGTGGGggttggaggtggaggtgggggtgatGATGGAGGACGCCTGGCTAAGAACAAGTCTCCCAGACCCTCACTGGTGGCTCCCTGGAACCCACCCAGCTACATCCGACCTCTTGCCGCTGGAGCCTCCGTGAGTGGGGCCCCTGGTTCTTCTGGAGCTCGATGGCGGACGGGGACAGATGACTACACAGATATGACCTTTAACCTCAGCAGGGGTGAGGAGTCGCGGGGGTTACGGAGTAGTCCCACGGCCATGCTGCAGCACCTGTGTTTGATGGAGAGCTGCTACCCCCCCACCtctgcctcccctccctcctccagcccCCAGCCTGAGCCCATCAAGGTGGTACGCGCGGACCCCCAGGGGCGACGCCGACACAGCTCCGAAACGTTTTCCTCATCCTCCACCTCCGGAGGAGGCGGAGCCACAAGCTCCAGCACCAACCCCTCCGCGGGCTCAGCCAACCCCTCGGCCCTCAACGTAGCTCATCTGGCCGAGAGCTCCAAGTGGACCGGCTCTGGCTCCTTTgacagtgtgtggatgtgtgttgagGGGATAGGGGGGGACTCGGCCGGTCTCCCTGCCCGTCCAGGGCCTTCTGATCTGGGCATGGCCTCAGCCTCATCTGTGTGTCCTCCTGGGGGTCGGATGTGCAGGAACATGTCTGTGGGGTATCAGAACGGACTCAACTACATCGCCCTGGAGCTGAGAGAGGACCGGGACTCTAACCCTCTACCCGTAccccagcagcagcagggagGCACCGGGCATGGTACCGGGGCGACCCCCAACGCCCCCCACGCCAGTAACCTGACTGTGCCAGTAGCGGAGGACAGCGGAGCCTATGGCAGTATAGACTTCATCAAGTCAGACGGGATGACTGCCACGTCCAAGG